A stretch of Caldanaerobius polysaccharolyticus DSM 13641 DNA encodes these proteins:
- a CDS encoding calcium-translocating P-type ATPase, SERCA-type: MTIYWSKDFKDVADSLQVDVEKGLSGQEVLRRLDRYGYNELREQKKRSLLSMFVEQFKDFMVIILLAATVISLLLGEIVDAFIIVAIVILNAMLGMFQESKAEKSLEALKKLASPTARVMREGKIIEIPVRELVPGDIVYLEAGNFVPADGRLFESVNLRIDESALTGESLPVEKDVRVLESGELPLGDRINMAYMGTTVIYGRGRMIVTATGMDTEMGKIAELITQQETTVTPLQQRMEELGKYLGIGALLICFIIFVAGVVEKRPVFDMFMTAVSLAVAAIPEGLPAIVTITLAIGVQRMIKKKTIIRKLPAVETLGSASVICTDKTGTLTQNRMTVVKLHVDDRTVDVKGDMPQGAFEKDVAFLLECAALCTDAFIDSDGKGVGDPTEVALVVAAQSKGIKKSELENSHQRVDEVPFDSDRKMMTTVHRIKGGYRVITKGAPDKVIDRCTGVYIKGEVVPLSEEVKGSFKKANEKMAEDALRVLAVAYKDLKESDIKEGTGEYECDLKLIGLLGMIDPPREEVKESVRLCKGAGIRPVMITGDHLATAIAIGKELGIYSEGDMALTGAQLDAMDDEKLNQKVKSISVYARVSPEHKMRIVKAWQNNGAVVAMTGDGVNDAPALKQADIGAAMGITGTDVAKGAADMVLTDDNFATIVAAVQEGRTIYENIKKSIYYLLSCNIGEVVVLFMAVMLGTPIPLKPVHILWVNLLTDSLPALALSMEPPPPDIMAKKPRPKGESIFAHGLWRRIALQGILIGLLTLMAFEWGLQKDDVAAARTMAFTTLIMAQLFQALNARAESSLFKVGLWSNKYMLYAIASSLVLMFAVVVTPLKIYFGVKVLSIVDWVVALVLSLLVFLITEISKYIRKI; the protein is encoded by the coding sequence GTGACCATATACTGGAGTAAAGACTTTAAAGACGTGGCCGATTCCCTTCAGGTGGACGTGGAAAAGGGCCTAAGTGGGCAAGAGGTTCTAAGGCGATTGGACAGGTATGGCTATAATGAACTTAGGGAGCAAAAAAAGAGATCTCTTCTTTCCATGTTTGTAGAGCAATTTAAGGATTTTATGGTAATCATATTGCTGGCAGCAACGGTCATATCATTGCTACTGGGGGAAATTGTGGACGCCTTTATAATAGTAGCTATTGTAATATTGAACGCTATGTTGGGTATGTTTCAGGAGAGTAAGGCCGAAAAATCCCTGGAGGCATTAAAGAAATTGGCCTCTCCTACTGCAAGGGTTATGCGGGAGGGCAAGATCATTGAAATCCCTGTAAGAGAGCTGGTACCTGGGGATATAGTGTACTTAGAGGCTGGGAACTTCGTGCCGGCTGACGGTAGGTTGTTTGAGTCTGTTAACCTGAGGATTGATGAGTCGGCTTTAACGGGCGAGTCATTACCTGTGGAAAAGGATGTGAGGGTACTGGAATCAGGGGAGTTGCCTTTGGGAGATAGGATAAACATGGCGTATATGGGCACCACTGTGATATACGGGAGAGGGCGAATGATAGTAACGGCTACAGGCATGGACACCGAGATGGGGAAAATTGCTGAGCTTATAACCCAACAGGAGACCACAGTGACACCTCTTCAGCAGCGCATGGAAGAGTTGGGCAAATATTTGGGGATTGGAGCCCTATTGATTTGCTTTATAATATTTGTGGCAGGGGTCGTGGAGAAAAGGCCGGTTTTTGACATGTTTATGACCGCAGTAAGCCTGGCTGTGGCTGCGATTCCCGAGGGTTTACCTGCTATAGTCACAATAACACTGGCGATAGGCGTGCAGAGGATGATAAAGAAAAAAACTATTATAAGGAAACTTCCTGCGGTGGAAACCTTGGGTAGCGCCAGTGTGATATGCACTGACAAGACCGGTACGCTCACCCAGAACCGCATGACTGTCGTAAAGTTGCACGTGGACGATAGGACAGTGGACGTAAAAGGCGATATGCCACAAGGCGCTTTTGAAAAGGATGTGGCCTTTTTGCTGGAATGTGCGGCCCTCTGTACGGATGCTTTTATTGACAGCGATGGAAAAGGCGTAGGTGATCCCACAGAGGTGGCTTTAGTAGTTGCTGCTCAGTCAAAGGGCATCAAAAAAAGTGAATTAGAGAATTCACACCAGAGGGTTGACGAGGTGCCTTTTGATTCCGATAGAAAGATGATGACTACGGTGCACCGTATAAAAGGCGGTTACAGGGTCATTACCAAAGGAGCTCCTGATAAGGTAATAGATAGGTGCACAGGTGTGTACATAAAAGGGGAGGTAGTGCCGTTAAGCGAAGAGGTAAAGGGAAGTTTTAAAAAGGCCAATGAGAAGATGGCTGAAGATGCACTAAGGGTATTGGCCGTGGCTTACAAGGACTTAAAAGAGAGCGACATAAAAGAGGGTACCGGCGAATACGAGTGTGATCTTAAATTGATCGGCTTGTTGGGCATGATAGATCCTCCTAGAGAGGAAGTAAAAGAATCCGTGAGATTGTGCAAAGGCGCAGGAATAAGACCTGTTATGATAACCGGCGATCACCTTGCGACGGCCATAGCTATAGGCAAAGAGCTGGGTATATACAGTGAAGGTGATATGGCGCTGACAGGTGCTCAACTGGACGCTATGGACGATGAAAAATTAAATCAAAAAGTAAAGAGCATATCGGTTTACGCCAGGGTTTCACCTGAGCACAAGATGAGGATAGTAAAGGCGTGGCAAAACAATGGCGCTGTTGTAGCTATGACCGGTGATGGGGTGAATGATGCCCCTGCTCTTAAACAAGCAGATATAGGAGCGGCAATGGGCATAACGGGTACGGATGTAGCTAAAGGAGCAGCTGATATGGTGTTGACAGATGACAACTTTGCTACTATTGTCGCTGCTGTCCAGGAGGGCAGGACTATATATGAAAATATCAAAAAATCCATATATTATCTTCTCTCTTGCAATATAGGCGAGGTCGTGGTGCTATTTATGGCGGTGATGCTAGGAACGCCCATTCCCCTTAAACCCGTGCACATCCTCTGGGTTAACCTTCTTACGGATAGCCTTCCTGCCCTTGCCCTGAGCATGGAGCCACCTCCTCCTGATATAATGGCTAAAAAGCCCAGGCCAAAAGGGGAGAGTATTTTTGCTCACGGACTGTGGCGGAGAATAGCATTGCAGGGCATCTTAATAGGCTTGCTGACTTTGATGGCTTTTGAATGGGGTTTGCAAAAAGATGATGTGGCCGCTGCCAGGACGATGGCATTTACTACTTTAATCATGGCTCAACTGTTTCAAGCTTTAAACGCAAGGGCGGAATCTTCGCTGTTTAAAGTGGGGCTGTGGAGCAATAAGTATATGCTGTACGCCATTGCGTCTTCGTTGGTTCTCATGTTTGCCGTCGTTGTAACGCCACTTAAGATATATTTTGGCGTAAAGGTGTTGAGCATTGTTGATTGGGTCGTTGCGTTGGTACTATCGCTTTTGGTATTTTTAATAACCGAAATATCCAAATACATAAGAAAGATTTAA
- a CDS encoding N-acetylmuramoyl-L-alanine amidase, which produces MIVCIDAGHGGKDPGAVANGLREKDLTLDISLKLNNLLKNFEISTVLTRDKDIDVGLSQRAAIANSAKADFFISIHINAGGGSGFESYRHPAASQKTATIQEIIHKEIAKLYTTKGFVDRGIKTANYAVLRETKMPAILVENLFIDTLKDANFLKEEANRQAIAHAICNGIVQAFGIKAKLEPTAKQPTSTNSNTLYRVQVGAFNQKENAERLMAELKAKGYSAFIKEEK; this is translated from the coding sequence ATGATAGTGTGTATTGATGCGGGGCATGGTGGAAAAGATCCAGGGGCAGTGGCAAATGGACTTCGAGAAAAAGATTTAACGTTGGATATTTCGCTGAAGCTAAATAACTTACTGAAGAACTTTGAAATAAGTACAGTACTAACGAGAGACAAAGACATTGATGTAGGACTTTCACAGCGTGCAGCTATAGCAAATTCTGCAAAGGCGGATTTCTTTATTAGTATCCATATCAACGCAGGTGGTGGTAGTGGATTTGAGAGTTATCGCCACCCTGCTGCAAGCCAAAAAACTGCTACTATACAAGAGATCATTCACAAAGAAATTGCGAAGCTGTATACAACAAAAGGGTTTGTTGACAGAGGCATAAAAACAGCGAACTATGCAGTGCTCAGGGAAACAAAGATGCCGGCGATCTTGGTGGAGAATTTGTTTATAGATACCCTCAAGGATGCGAACTTTCTAAAAGAAGAAGCTAATAGGCAGGCAATAGCGCATGCGATATGCAATGGAATCGTTCAGGCATTTGGTATAAAAGCAAAACTGGAACCAACGGCCAAGCAACCAACGTCAACTAATTCTAATACATTGTATAGAGTTCAGGTGGGAGCATTTAATCAAAAGGAAAATGCCGAGAGATTAATGGCAGAGCTGAAAGCAAAGGGATATAGTGCATTTATAAAAGAAGAGAAATAA
- a CDS encoding type II toxin-antitoxin system HicB family antitoxin, protein MKDTYIFPAIFTYDDDGISIEFPDLPGCLSCADTTEEAMHNAKEVLGLFLWGMERDNEPIPEPTPINKLKLETNQIPVLIEVWMPLVRNEMDNKSVKKTLTIPQWLNIMAERNNINFSQVLQEALKEKLGIREYKH, encoded by the coding sequence ATGAAAGATACTTATATTTTCCCTGCGATATTTACTTATGATGATGATGGAATATCAATAGAATTTCCTGATTTACCAGGTTGTCTGTCGTGCGCGGATACGACTGAAGAAGCGATGCATAATGCCAAAGAGGTTTTAGGGCTCTTTTTATGGGGCATGGAAAGAGACAATGAGCCAATACCTGAGCCGACTCCTATAAATAAACTAAAACTTGAAACAAATCAAATTCCTGTACTTATAGAAGTTTGGATGCCCCTTGTACGTAATGAAATGGATAATAAGTCCGTTAAGAAAACTTTAACTATACCTCAATGGTTAAACATTATGGCCGAGAGGAATAATATAAACTTTTCACAAGTTCTTCAAGAGGCACTCAAAGAAAAACTGGGAATTAGAGAATACAAACATTAA
- a CDS encoding type II toxin-antitoxin system HicA family toxin, translating into MKAYSSREIIKILEADGWYIDAIRGDHYQFKHKTKKGKVTVPHPKKNIPIKTVKSILKQAGIEI; encoded by the coding sequence ATGAAAGCATATTCATCAAGAGAGATAATAAAGATACTTGAGGCTGATGGTTGGTACATAGACGCAATAAGAGGTGACCATTATCAATTTAAGCATAAAACTAAAAAAGGCAAAGTTACGGTCCCTCATCCAAAGAAGAATATCCCAATAAAAACAGTTAAAAGTATTTTAAAACAGGCAGGGATTGAAATATAA
- a CDS encoding phage holin family protein: MKYENIFKSACSIGGAFASYLFGGWSALLGVLLAFVITDYITGVMAAGIEGKLNSSVGWKGISRKVMIFVLVAMAHLVDTALGDTSVFRDATIFFYLANELLSIVENTGRIGLPVPDTIQKAVAILKGKGDVKQ, encoded by the coding sequence ATGAAGTACGAAAACATATTCAAATCCGCTTGTAGTATCGGAGGCGCTTTCGCCTCCTATCTTTTTGGGGGGTGGAGCGCGTTGCTTGGTGTGTTGTTGGCATTTGTCATCACGGACTATATCACAGGTGTCATGGCAGCTGGAATCGAAGGGAAACTCAATTCGTCAGTGGGATGGAAGGGCATATCTCGAAAAGTGATGATATTCGTATTGGTTGCTATGGCGCATTTGGTTGATACAGCTCTGGGAGATACGAGTGTGTTCAGAGATGCGACAATATTTTTTTACCTTGCAAACGAGCTTTTGAGCATCGTAGAAAACACCGGACGTATTGGATTGCCTGTACCTGACACAATACAGAAAGCAGTTGCAATCCTAAAAGGGAAGGGAGATGTAAAACAATGA